From the Oleiharenicola lentus genome, one window contains:
- a CDS encoding SRPBCC family protein, which translates to MKSTPDNQAHAQFSSPGELRMVRLLPGPIERVWDYLINPEKRIRWLSGGIFEAKPGGKIEFIMHHAKLAPGETPPEKFKHIHDPGVTFGGRVLRCEPPRLLVHTFGGDDSEVTFELTPQGSQVLLVLTHRAKGEDLPDLCNFASGWHTHCALLIAELAGSARPPLWATHSRLLPEYEKLRAAAKA; encoded by the coding sequence ATGAAATCCACGCCCGACAACCAGGCCCACGCCCAGTTCAGCTCGCCCGGCGAACTGCGCATGGTCCGCCTCCTCCCCGGCCCGATCGAGCGGGTCTGGGACTACCTGATCAATCCCGAGAAGCGCATCCGCTGGCTCTCCGGCGGAATCTTCGAGGCGAAACCGGGCGGCAAGATCGAATTCATCATGCACCATGCCAAGCTCGCGCCGGGCGAGACGCCGCCGGAGAAGTTCAAGCACATCCACGACCCCGGCGTGACCTTCGGCGGCCGCGTGCTGCGCTGCGAACCGCCCCGGCTGCTCGTCCACACCTTCGGCGGCGACGACTCCGAGGTGACCTTCGAGCTGACCCCGCAGGGTTCGCAGGTGCTGCTCGTGCTCACGCACCGCGCCAAGGGCGAGGATCTGCCGGATCTCTGCAACTTCGCCAGCGGCTGGCATACGCACTGTGCCCTGCTCATCGCCGAGTTGGCGGGCAGCGCGCGTCCGCCGCTCTGGGCCACCCACTCCCGCCTGCTGCCCGAATACGAAAAACTCCGCGCCGCGGCGAAAGCCTAG
- a CDS encoding metalloregulator ArsR/SmtB family transcription factor: MLSLEALADPTRRRIVELLAQRDRTAGELVDEFDVSAPAISQHLNVLRDAGLVVTRAEGKSRIQSLNPAGLDELGAWLEKTRAFWSRRLDALERELRSEDAAAKKASKK, from the coding sequence ATGCTCAGTCTCGAAGCCCTCGCCGATCCCACCCGCCGTCGCATCGTCGAGCTGCTCGCCCAGCGCGACCGCACCGCCGGCGAACTGGTTGACGAGTTTGACGTCAGCGCTCCCGCGATTTCCCAGCACCTCAACGTGCTCCGCGACGCCGGTCTCGTCGTCACCCGCGCCGAGGGCAAGTCCCGCATCCAGTCCCTCAACCCCGCCGGCCTCGACGAACTCGGCGCCTGGCTGGAAAAAACCCGCGCCTTCTGGTCGCGCCGCCTCGACGCCCTGGAGCGCGAGCTGCGCAGCGAGGACGCCGCCGCCAAGAAAGCTTCCAAAAAATGA
- a CDS encoding FKBP-type peptidyl-prolyl cis-trans isomerase, which translates to MSRLFTLLAVLLLAGCTPKEPPPPPAPVKSELELKREKFFGAAAAQDKAIDWRSSGLGVKLITAGEGVSPTASDKVRVHYTGTLADGTVFDDTRAKGKPAQFALSQLLRGMTEGIGYLKPGGRAVLYIPPSLGYGSMRAGSIPPVSGLTFDVELLEVLPRE; encoded by the coding sequence ATGTCGCGCTTGTTTACCCTTCTGGCCGTCCTGTTGCTCGCCGGTTGCACGCCCAAGGAACCGCCGCCCCCGCCCGCGCCGGTGAAGTCCGAGCTGGAGCTGAAGCGGGAGAAGTTCTTCGGTGCCGCGGCGGCGCAGGATAAAGCGATCGACTGGCGCAGCAGCGGTCTCGGCGTGAAGCTCATCACGGCGGGCGAGGGCGTTTCCCCGACCGCCTCCGACAAGGTGCGCGTCCACTACACGGGGACGCTGGCCGACGGCACGGTATTCGATGACACCCGTGCCAAGGGCAAGCCGGCGCAGTTTGCGCTGAGCCAGTTGCTGCGGGGGATGACCGAGGGCATTGGCTACCTCAAGCCCGGCGGTCGCGCGGTGCTCTACATTCCGCCGAGCCTGGGCTACGGCAGCATGCGCGCCGGCAGCATCCCGCCGGTGTCGGGCCTGACGTTCGATGTGGAGCTGCTCGAGGTGCTGCCGCGGGAGTAG
- a CDS encoding DUF1272 domain-containing protein: MLELRPSCENCHRALPPASTEARICSYECTFCADCVEGVLLNVCPNCGGGFTPRPVRPARNWKGNNYLGADPASTTVKHRPVEAAAHAAFAAEIRLIAPERR; encoded by the coding sequence ATGCTCGAACTCCGCCCCAGCTGCGAAAACTGCCACCGCGCGCTGCCGCCCGCCTCCACCGAGGCGCGCATCTGCTCCTACGAATGCACCTTCTGCGCCGACTGCGTCGAGGGCGTGCTCCTCAATGTGTGCCCCAACTGCGGCGGCGGATTCACCCCGCGTCCCGTGCGACCGGCCCGGAACTGGAAAGGCAACAACTACCTCGGTGCCGATCCGGCCTCGACCACCGTGAAGCACCGGCCCGTGGAGGCGGCAGCGCATGCCGCGTTCGCCGCGGAGATCCGGCTGATCGCACCGGAGCGGCGGTAA